In Plasmodium vivax chromosome 14, whole genome shotgun sequence, the genomic window ACTCCACACCGACTGAAAACGGGCTGAAAATGGCCTCAAAAATGACTGCAAGTGGCCGCCAAACCGCATCAAAAGCCGGCCAAATCTCTGCCGTAAAAATCCATCAGCTGCGCGCCCCGCTCGCGTGCGTCGGAAGCCCCCAAAGCGGGGAAGTTACATTTCGAATACAGCTTATAGTAGTGCAGATTTTTCACCTTCTTTTCCTGTTCCTCTTGTAAGGGAACGAATTTCAAGGGGGGAGTATAACCCAGCTGAAGCTTCCTCGCTAGCAACTTCCTCAAAACAAAAGCAACTTTGTCTAATTTATCCTTTATCATGTCGTGATGaacgtttttatttaataacgTGTAAACAATTTTACATAAAGATCTCGTGGTCTTCATTTCCAAGTGGTGAATCGAAATGGACAAGCCGTTTAGCAAATAAAATCtaaaataagaattattacaatttaGTAGCTGCTCCAAGTGAGTGTGTAGGAGTTTTTCCGTCCGTACTCTTCTTCTATTAACATGATATTTTATGGGGTCTAAGATGTGCCTAGCTACGTTTGGTATTTTCtctttcattatttttgagttttccattttttcttttctgatTTTCATTCGGATTCGCGAGACGATCTCATCATACTGGTTTTgctcacatattttttttattttttgggagAAGTTCCCTTCCTCTTGGTAATACGGTTTGATGTCATCCTCCAAGGGGAAATCCTCCACGGGGGGTAACTCCATCCGCTTGGTGCTTCCCATGTTGGTAGTTGACTCTTCCGCGTCTATGCTGTGCGGTCCCGCTTCTATACTGTGCTGCCCCTGCCCCTCCCcattcttcttccccttctttccCCCTGCATCCTCACTCAACCGCTGCGCCTTTACAATACTCTTTGCCTCTTTAACGGGGTTAAGAATGCTACTCATTTTGAACCACCTGATTTTCCTGTCAACGTCACACTTCTTAATGTACAGCTCTTTCATGCGTTGGTATTCGTCGTGGGTTAGGTCCTGGTATAGACCCTTCCCCTTGAGACTTTCATAGTTAAAGAGGGAGTCCTCCTCCTGTTTGTCGCTGCTAGGGAAGTTGTACTGCTCCTTAGTGATGGTCTCCTTGGTTGTGTTCGCCCCCTCATCCTTCTGtttatttctcccccctcttccgCAGTTAGGTCGTTTAACCTGTAAACTGTTGCTTTTCAAATTTGGCTCGAATTCATCAGGGGTTGCACCCATACTTGTggattcccttttttccgtCTCCCTCACGAGGCTGTCACTTTTCTGTGGGTGAGTTGTAGTACTCCCCGGTTGAGCTATCCTCCCCCCGTTCGTCTCCTTACAAGATGAACGCTTTGGGAACATCTCCCCGtcttctccccttcgtttttccgcttctccgTCTACTTCTAActtcccttccccttttatcCCCCCTGGGGGAGAATCTTTGAGAAATTCCGAACCGCTGGAATgtcgcttcccccatttggagcCCCTCAACAGAGAGCTGACGGACAAATCGTCATCCCCCTCCTCTTTATCTACGAACACTTTTAAAGTCGGGTTAAAAATCTGCCCCATCCTCTCCAACTTGTCCTTTGGAATGAACTCCCCTTTGCCTCCCTCTCTTGGCAAGCATTTCTCCACCCCTTCATTTATGGCTTCATTATCTGGGATGGACGAGTTAATCCCCACAACATCTGAAATGTGCTCTTCCATTTTATCCCTTTCGAtggaataaacaaaattgtcATTCGATTCTCCCTCCAGAAATTCCTTCTTCATGTTGTTGATGGACCAGTACAGGTGTTTATTCTCCAGGTCATcatatttgtctttttttttccaccctcGGAATGTGCTGAATGgggttttcctccccttggtGAAGCTCACCGCCCATTTGGTGGCTCTCGACAGGCTCATCTTGGCACGTTACCGCGGTGCAGGAGGGTAGCGGCACCTCAGAATTATGCACCAACCGTCTAGCGCTCTCCCCACTTGCGGCCAATTGGCAGATGGGTCCCTCAAAACAGCTCAGTTGGTATTCCTCCGTTGGGCTAAAAAGTAGAGAAGAGCACTTTGGGTGACCCTCAAAATGGAACGAACAAATGAGCGGCAACTGCCGAATTGACGAAGCGCTCCTTAGCAAGCCGTGCGGTGCTCCCCCATCATGCCTGCCGCTGCCTCGTCCCCCTGTTGCCTCTCCAAAGGGTTAAACACCAAATGGCTCTTCCGCAGGGCACACCACGTGTACCTACGCGGTTAAGCGGAAAAAGGCGCAGCGGGGAAAGGGGCCCAAATGTACACGCACGCCAACGAAAAAACACCGCAAAAACTCCGCAAACACGTGCCAGCTGTGTCCCCCCCTTCGAACGGCTAACCCGCTAAATGAGGTGTACTCGCTAAAATGACGTAAGCCCCTACGTGAGTGTACCATCCTTGAAAGGCtaaagcacaaaaaaaaaaaaaaaaaaaaaaatagccgcCGAGCTACACCGCGCAGAGGTATTATTTAGCCCCGAACCCAAACAGCAACATCGCCAATCTGGGACGTTACCAGAGATGGTGGCTTCACATCGTCATGCTATGAACCACCCGCTGGATGACACCTGCCCCTAAAGCGCGCATGCATTATGTTTCGCGGCGTGTGTACCACTTCGCAAAACAGGTGTGCACCCCCTAACCGCATAAGTAAAATCCTTGCGCTTTCgcgtgaaaaggaaaacttcCAAACGGAGTTGCCCCAATAGAACCGCAGCACAAGCGCGAAATACACCGGCACAACGCACAGGCGGAATACCCCCCTTCTCAAATTGCAAACGGTACGAACTATTTTTGGCAATTCTGGCAAACCCGTAGGTTGGGGAAATACATTCGCCCCTCATGCGTGGCGTGGAAAAGGACGCCCCTTGAGAAGGTGCTTCCTCTGATCTGTAGGAGATGTCCCCCCAAAACTCACACCAACACCCACACTGACCCCTTCACTAAAGAGGCCCTTTCGCTACGCCCACGAGCAACCGCGAACACCTTCTACAATTTTGCGCATAAATTGACATACTGGTTTTACACAACACGACATAAAAAAGTTGCTAACACTCCAGGTCTTTACTGTTCcaatcgcaaaaaaaagaaaaaaaaaggaaaagaaaaaaagga contains:
- a CDS encoding hypothetical protein, conserved (encoded by transcript PVX_100965A); translated protein: MSLSRATKWAVSFTKGRKTPFSTFRGWKKKDKYDDLENKHLYWSINNMKKEFLEGESNDNFVYSIERDKMEEHISDVVGINSSIPDNEAINEGVEKCLPREGGKGEFIPKDKLERMGQIFNPTLKVFVDKEEGDDDLSVSSLLRGSKWGKRHSSGSEFLKDSPPGGIKGEGKLEVDGEAEKRRGEDGEMFPKRSSCKETNGGRIAQPGSTTTHPQKSDSLVRETEKRESTSMGATPDEFEPNLKSNSLQVKRPNCGRGGRNKQKDEGANTTKETITKEQYNFPSSDKQEEDSLFNYESLKGKGLYQDLTHDEYQRMKELYIKKCDVDRKIRWFKMSSILNPVKEAKSIVKAQRLSEDAGGKKGKKNGEGQGQHSIEAGPHSIDAEESTTNMGSTKRMELPPVEDFPLEDDIKPYYQEEGNFSQKIKKICEQNQYDEIVSRIRMKIRKEKMENSKIMKEKIPNVARHILDPIKYHVNRRRVRTEKLLHTHLEQLLNCNNSYFRFYLLNGLSISIHHLEMKTTRSLCKIVYTLLNKNVHHDMIKDKLDKVAFVLRKLLARKLQLGYTPPLKFVPLQEEQEKKVKNLHYYKLYSKCNFPALGASDARERGAQLMDFYGRDLAGF